In a genomic window of Occallatibacter riparius:
- a CDS encoding sensor histidine kinase: MSATDSKSDEPRAAFGRSVRPAQNLVGSIRSTDAALRERTFVGMHQHRRRWFDFIWLIYSVFFFIQPVERNSRPYWVQFAVVYVVFLALYVGVIYARSRRTAYLFLAGLAVLGVWYFPINLSASGIVVYVVALAPFVTDSLAVCIGIFISISGALIAEGLLLHVNPWAWGFPLFICLAVGSANTVAAQRMRANQKLSLAQEEIEHLAKVAERERIARDLHDVLGHTLSLVVLKSELAGKLLDHNPERAGKEIHEVEQIARTALAEVREAIRGYRAEGLAAELDRARATLDAAGVTLDCASSAPKMLPAQETVLSLIVREAVTNIVRHAHASHCHISLEQRGRQIVLGIEDDGRGGIRQEGNGLRGMRERVESIEGRFHILSENGTRLVIEVPA, translated from the coding sequence GTGAGCGCAACCGATTCCAAATCGGACGAACCCAGGGCAGCCTTCGGCCGCAGCGTGAGACCCGCGCAAAACCTGGTGGGCAGCATTCGCAGTACCGATGCTGCCCTGCGCGAGCGCACCTTCGTCGGCATGCATCAGCATAGGCGCCGCTGGTTCGACTTCATCTGGCTCATCTATTCCGTGTTCTTCTTCATCCAGCCGGTGGAGCGGAACTCGCGCCCCTACTGGGTTCAGTTCGCGGTAGTCTACGTCGTTTTCCTTGCCCTCTACGTCGGCGTCATCTATGCCCGCTCACGCCGTACCGCGTACCTGTTTCTGGCTGGCCTGGCAGTGCTTGGAGTCTGGTATTTCCCCATCAATCTCAGTGCGTCAGGGATTGTCGTTTACGTCGTCGCCCTTGCGCCGTTCGTAACGGACTCACTTGCTGTCTGCATCGGCATCTTCATTTCCATCTCGGGGGCCCTGATAGCCGAAGGGCTGCTCTTACACGTGAATCCATGGGCCTGGGGATTCCCGCTCTTCATCTGCCTCGCTGTCGGTTCAGCGAACACCGTGGCTGCGCAGCGAATGAGGGCGAACCAAAAACTGAGTCTGGCGCAGGAAGAAATCGAGCATCTTGCCAAGGTCGCTGAGCGCGAACGCATCGCGCGCGACCTGCACGACGTGCTCGGCCACACGCTGTCACTCGTGGTCCTGAAGTCCGAACTTGCCGGCAAACTGCTGGATCACAATCCCGAACGCGCTGGCAAGGAGATCCACGAAGTGGAGCAGATCGCGCGCACCGCTCTGGCTGAAGTCCGCGAGGCGATTCGCGGCTACCGCGCCGAGGGTCTTGCTGCCGAACTTGACCGTGCCCGGGCTACACTCGACGCCGCAGGGGTGACGCTCGACTGCGCGTCCAGCGCGCCAAAGATGCTGCCCGCACAGGAGACGGTGCTTTCGCTCATCGTCCGCGAAGCCGTGACCAACATAGTACGCCACGCGCATGCCAGCCATTGCCACATCTCGCTTGAACAGCGCGGCCGGCAGATCGTATTGGGAATCGAAGACGATGGCCGCGGCGGAATCCGCCAGGAAGGTAACGGCCTGCGCGGCATGCGCGAGCGCGTGGAATCCATCGAAGGCCGGTTCCATATCCTTTCGGAGAACGGGACACGGCTTGTCATCGAAGTGCCGGCATAG
- a CDS encoding ABC transporter permease: protein MSANAIALQPPSRLAFLSRIFAKEIQYEFVKALRIKAFSLSVLGFPIMFYLLFGISNRRTDYAVYLMASYGCMGVVSAALFGIGMGISMERAQGWLELKQASPMPRLAYLAAKIVNAAAFALIIEIVLIALALTLGGAHVTVIQAVRLIGVVLLGSVPFAAMGLLVSVLVPANSAPGIINLIYLPMSFASGFWMPITMLPHWLQTIAPALPTYHLAQLALNVIGMAQPGLMATHVQVLAGYTLVMFGAAWMIFNRSEAKA, encoded by the coding sequence ATGAGCGCTAATGCCATCGCCCTGCAGCCGCCATCACGCTTAGCTTTCCTGAGCCGGATCTTCGCCAAGGAGATTCAATACGAGTTCGTAAAAGCCCTGCGCATCAAAGCGTTCTCACTTTCGGTGCTCGGCTTCCCCATCATGTTCTATCTGCTGTTCGGCATATCCAACCGCCGTACCGATTACGCGGTTTATCTCATGGCTAGCTACGGCTGCATGGGCGTTGTGTCCGCGGCCCTGTTCGGCATCGGCATGGGCATTTCCATGGAGCGGGCGCAGGGATGGCTCGAATTGAAACAGGCCAGCCCCATGCCGCGCCTCGCCTACCTTGCCGCCAAGATCGTAAACGCCGCTGCGTTCGCGCTCATCATCGAGATAGTCCTCATCGCTCTCGCGCTTACCCTTGGAGGCGCGCATGTCACCGTCATCCAGGCCGTCCGGCTCATTGGAGTGGTCCTGCTGGGCTCGGTGCCCTTCGCCGCCATGGGCCTGCTGGTGAGCGTCCTGGTGCCCGCCAATTCCGCACCCGGCATTATCAACCTGATTTATCTGCCCATGTCGTTTGCTTCCGGCTTCTGGATGCCGATCACCATGCTTCCCCATTGGCTGCAGACCATTGCACCCGCATTGCCCACCTACCACCTGGCTCAGCTGGCGCTGAACGTGATCGGCATGGCGCAACCGGGATTGATGGCCACGCACGTGCAGGTTCTGGCTGGATATACTCTGGTGATGTTTGGAGCGGCATGGATGATCTTCAACAGGAGCGAAGCCAAGGCGTGA
- a CDS encoding ABC transporter ATP-binding protein, translated as MATADVYPSQSSISAAAWTGPNATVANLHSVTKKYGKTTALDNFSFRLAPGEVVTLLGPNGAGKTTAVRLLLGLIAPNAGAVSVLGRDPRDADARTRTGAMLQVARVPEVLRVRELIDLFRSYYPQPLPTKEIVRIAKLEGLENRLFGKLSGGQRQRTLFGLAICGNPDLVFLDEPTTGMDIESRRALWDEVRALSAAGKAVLLTTHYLEEADVLATRVVVINRGKTICEGTPADIRRRVSGRRIRCVTQLDHAFLATLPTVSDVRQDREAVIVTAEAAEDVVREMLQRDRTLSGLEILTPALEDAFLALTAGPKGGHHER; from the coding sequence ATGGCGACAGCCGATGTTTATCCTTCGCAGAGTTCCATAAGTGCCGCAGCGTGGACCGGTCCTAACGCCACGGTCGCGAACCTGCACTCCGTCACCAAGAAGTATGGAAAGACGACGGCGCTGGACAACTTTTCCTTCCGGCTCGCGCCCGGTGAAGTGGTCACGCTGCTTGGTCCCAATGGCGCCGGAAAAACCACCGCCGTCCGGCTCCTTCTGGGGCTCATCGCACCCAACGCAGGAGCGGTCAGCGTCCTCGGCCGCGATCCCCGCGACGCCGATGCCCGCACCCGCACCGGCGCGATGCTGCAGGTGGCGCGCGTGCCGGAAGTGCTTCGGGTTCGCGAACTCATCGACCTGTTCCGCAGCTACTACCCCCAGCCGCTGCCGACAAAAGAAATCGTCCGCATCGCCAAGCTCGAAGGCCTGGAAAACCGCCTCTTCGGCAAGCTATCCGGCGGCCAGCGCCAGCGGACGCTTTTCGGTCTGGCCATCTGCGGCAATCCCGACCTGGTCTTCCTCGACGAGCCCACCACCGGCATGGACATCGAGTCGCGCCGCGCGCTCTGGGACGAGGTCCGAGCGCTCTCCGCTGCCGGAAAGGCCGTCCTGCTCACGACGCACTACCTCGAAGAAGCCGACGTGCTCGCGACGCGCGTGGTCGTCATCAATCGCGGAAAGACAATCTGCGAAGGCACTCCGGCTGATATCCGCCGCCGCGTATCGGGCCGCCGCATTCGCTGCGTCACCCAGCTCGATCACGCGTTCCTGGCCACTCTGCCCACCGTCTCTGACGTGCGCCAGGACCGCGAGGCGGTAATCGTCACCGCGGAAGCCGCGGAGGACGTCGTCCGCGAGATGCTGCAGCGTGATCGCACCTTGAGCGGCCTCGAGATCCTGACCCCGGCTCTCGAAGACGCCTTCCTTGCCCTCACCGCCGGCCCGAAAGGAGGCCACCATGAGCGCTAA